In Gammaproteobacteria bacterium, the DNA window TATCAGTCCTCTCCATCCAATAACCAGGTTCCGTTATCCCAGCCCTCCATCTTCTGTCAACCCCCCGCATAGCGCGATTGCCTTGGCCGGTGATCACGGCTTGTGGACACTGGCGATCCTGCTGGCAATGATCGGTTGCCTGGCGCAAAGCCAACGCAGCCATTCTCCCCTGATTTGGATCGGATGCGCGCTGGTTATTCCGATTAGCGTGGGCATTGCGGTTGGTGGTTAAGTAGTTTCACGTGGAACCATGGGACAATGAGCAAGGTTTCACGTGAAACATCCTATTATAGTCTGGCAACTTCGTTTAGCCTGCATTCCAAGGTACGCGGTGCGTACCCTATATCGACGACGTTAATACCGATTATTCAAGAGTAGGGTACGCACCGCGTACCGCTGCAGTGAATAGCCATGACCCGGAATGTAGGGATAACGGCGAGCAAGACAATGGGACTGATTGAAGCTTGGTAGGATGCGTGGAACCCCCTTGCGGAGTGGGTTTCACGTGAAACACTCAGCGAAAATGGAAGCTGACGATAAAAGTTTTGAGGAAGTTGAAATGGTTGTTTGTTGCGATTTCTATTATCCATGACTATCGCCGTTGTCGCCGAAAAACCCTCAGTCGCCCGCGATATTGCCAAGGTGCTGAGCGCACGCCAGCGCGGCGAGGGTTTTCTGCATGGCAATGGCTATGTCGTGACCTGGGCGATTGGCCATCTGGTGCGGCTAGCGGAACCTCATGAGATTAATCCTAACTGGAAGCGGTGGCGGCGTGAGTTGCTGCCGATGTTGCCGGAGCGCTGGCCACTGATCGTCGGCGACCAAACGCGCGAACAATTCGAGGCGGTGCGCCGCATTCTCAACGACGATGCCATTGACCGAGTGATCTGCGCGACCGATGCTGGACGTGAAGGCGAATTGATCTTCCGCTATCTCTACGAAGCCGCCGGTTGCCGCAAACCGGTCAGCCGGCTGTGGATTTCCTCACTGACGCCGGATGCCATCCGCCAGGGTTTCCAGAAGTTGCGCGATGGCCGCGAATTCGATCCACTGGCGGCGGCGGCCAGAGGACGCAGTCAGGCGGACTGGCTGGTCGGCATGAACCTGTCGCGGGCCTACACTCTGACCTGTGGAACCTTCGGCGAAGAGGTGCTATCGGTCGGTCGGGTGCAGACGCCCACCCTGGCGATGGTCGTGGAGCGGGATTTAGCGATTCGTGCTTTCGTTCCCGAAGATTACCGCGAGGTCGTGGCGACCTTTACGCCACAGGACTCTCTTGCCCCACCTGCCGAAAAGGGATCGGAGGAACAGAATGCGCGTTACCAGGGGGTCTGGTTTCGCGGCGAGCGTCCGGAGCCGAAGGCCAAACGCTTGCCCGCAGATGGCAAGGCAGCGGGACAGATCGTCGCCCGCGCCAAGGCAGGTCAAGCCGTTATCGAATCGCGCAACGCCGAGACCCGCCGCGCGCTTCCGCCCCTGTTGTATGACCTGACGGAATTGCAGCGTCACGCTAATCGCCTGTATGGCTTCAGCGCCCAGACCACTCTGGATATTGCCCAAAAGTTGTACGAGCAGCACAAGCTAATCAGTTATCCGCGCACCGACAGTCGGCATCTCTCGACTTCCGTAGCGGGAACCTTGGGCGCGGTCGTCGCGGCGATTGAAGAACCTTATCGGAATCAATTGGCGCTTGGCGCGGGTCAGCGACCATTGGGAACTCGCTTTGTCGATGACAGCAAGGTTACCGACCATCACGCCATTATCCCGACCCTGACCCCGGCCCAGACGCTAGCTGCTGATGAGCGCAAAATTTATGACCTGATCTGCCGTCGACTGCTGATGGCTTGGCATGATGACTATGTTTGGGCTGTTACGACGCTTATCACCGCCATTCACACCCCGGCAGAGCAGGCAGTGATCGTCGACCGTTACCACAGTAGCGGCACGGCGGTCGAGCAGATCGGCTGGAAAATTCTGGATATCGGAGCGGATAAACCGCCGGCAAAACCCGGCGGCAAACGCAAATCCGCCAAAACCACCGCCGCTAACAATGTCGCCGAACAAGAGTCTGAACAACCCTTGCCCACAGGATTGGTGGCCGGACAATCTCAACAGGTGCTAGATGCCCAGGCGGTCGCCAAGCAGACCCGCCCGCCGCCGCGCCTTACCGAGGCCACGCTATTGACGGCGATGGAGACCGCCGGACGGCAACTGGAAGACAAGGAACTGTCGGCGGCGATGAAAGAAAGCGGTTTGGGGACTCCGGCTACACGCGCTGACATCATCGAAACCCTGCTGAAGCGCCAATACCTGACCCGCGATGGCAAGGCTCTGAACGCCACCGAGCGCGGCATGCGACTGATTGAAACCGTGCAGACGCCGATTAAGAGTCCGGTCATGACCGGCGAGTGGGAAGCGCGTCTCAAACGCATTCAGCGCGGCGAGGGCGATTTGGCCGGTTTCATGGCCGACATTACTCGTTTCGTAACTGACGCGGTGGCGCTGGCGTTGACGGCGGCGCCACCGACTTTACCCTCCGCTGCCCTTCCCATGCATGGAGAAAGCGTGGTTAGCGCTGCATCCGCGCCGCGCCGGGAACCGACGCCGGTGGATTACTTGCTTGATCTGTTGAAAAACGAATTTCGCTTGCCCGCTTTCCGTCCCTATCAGGAACAGGTCTGCCGAACTGTGACCAAAGGCAACGATGTGCTACTGGTGATGCCGACGGGCGCCGGCAAATCGCTGTGTTTCCAACTACCGGGCATTGCTCGCGCCGGAACGACGCTGGTGGTGTCGCCGCTGATCGCGCTGATGGAGGATCAGGTTGCCAAATTATGTGAACTGGGCCTGCGCGCCGAGCGCATCCATTCAGGACGCGATCGGGCGGTTTCGCGTCAGGTGTGCATTCAGTATTTGCAGGGAGAACTGGATTATCTGTTCATTGCGCCGGAACGGTTGCGCGTTCCCGGTTTTCCCGAAATGCTGGCGAAACGCAAGCCCGCGCTGATCGCGGTGGACGAGGCGCATTGCATCTCGCAATGGGGCCATGATTTCCGTCCAGATTACCGGATGCTCGGCCAGTATCTACCCTTGTTGCGGCCGGCGCCGGTTATTGCGCTGACCGCGACCGCGACCGTGCTGGTGCAGGATGACATTATCGGCCAACTCGGGATGAGTACGGCAATGCGCTACATTCACGGCTTCCGCCGGCCTAACCTGGCCGTGGAAACGATTGAAACGCGCAAGCCCGACCGGCATGAGAGCGTGCGACGGATTCTGGCGGATCCTGCTCGCCGTCCTGCCATTGTCTATGCGCCGACCCGCAAGGAGACCGAGGCGCTGGCGCTGGAGCTGAGCGCGGATTATCCCACAGCCGCCTATCACGCCGGCATGGATCCACAGGAGCGTGAACGGGTGCAGGGGCTGTTCAGCGCCAGTCACTTGCAGGTCATTGTCGCTACCATCGCTTTTGGCATGGGCATTGACAAACCGGATATTCGCACGGTGATCCACACCGCTCTGCCGGGCAGCGTCGAGGGCTATTACCAGGAAATCGGCCGGGCCGGGCGCGACGGGCAACCCGCCCGTGCGTTGCTGCTATATTCTTATGCCGATCTGCGCACTCATGAGTATTTTCACCGACGCGGTTACCCTGAACTTAATCAATTAGCGCAGGTTTTCTCAGCTCTGAGCGTGGATCCGCAACACCGAGTCGTGTTGCGCGACTGGTTGGGTATGGACCTAGATGTGTTCGAGGCAGCAGTAGAAAAACTGCTGGCGCATGGCGGTGCCCGGCGGGATATGGAAGGGAATCTCAGTCGCGGCGTGGAGGGTTGGCAACGTTCGTACCAGCAGCAGAGTGAACATAAGTTGCTGGAACCACAGCAAATGCTTGAATTCGCTGACAAGGCGACGGGTTGCCGGATGGTGCGCCTAGTGCGCCATTTTGGTGACCGGGATGACGATCAGCCTTGTGAAATTTGCGATGTCTGTGCGCCCCAGGCGACGACCATACGCCGTACACGGCGGTTGAATCGGATTGAAAGCCAGTGGGTCTTACAGGTGCTGGAGGAGTTACGTTGGCGCGAAGGGCAGACGCCGCGTCAGTTGTGTGAGCGACTGACCGGTGGGCAAGCGGACCGACGGGTATTTGAACGGATGCTGGAGGCGATGGCGGGAACCGGACTGGTCGAGTTGCGAGATGACGCCTTTACCAAGGATGGCAAAGTCATTGCTTTCCGGCGGGTTTATCTCACGGATGGTGGGCAAAAGGCGGGCATGGGCGAGGTAGGAATGGTGCGTCTGGCTGAGAAGATGACTGCGGCAGCGCCAGTGCGCCAGCGCAGCAGTGGGCGAAAAAGGCGTTAAAGTCACTGCCCTTCCCCCTAAACCCCTCGCCCGCTTGCGGGGCGAAGGGAGTCAACATTTACGCCGTCGCCAGGGTATCCCGGCTACGATTTGGGGTCTTCTACGTCGAAAATTACAGGTTAGCCGAACGCCACCAGCTATTGTGATCGCGGCGTAATTCCTCGTGCGTCGGCATGGGATAGAACGCCATATCGGCGCCGTTGCCCATGTAAAAACCGCTCTTGACCATGCGATAGGGGAATTCCAGGGAATGCACGCGATGCACCAACTTGGTGTGCTTATCCTTGGTATCCAGTTCCAGCAGCGCTTCGCGGAGATGGTGCATAAATGAATAGGGAAGGTCACCCACTGGACCGTTAGCCGGATCGCTAGCAAGCGCGCCCAGACCCAGTTCGACGAAACACAGGCCCGGGAAACGGATGAACTTGGCGGGCTGGCTGGTCACGCCATCATAGTAGGCGGCGGGACCTTGGGTGCTGACCACTAGGCTGTTAACCGGCGCCAAGTCCTGGTACATGTGCAGACCACCGGTAGTATCCGGCGGCGCGGTTTCGCTGCGGGCCAGACCCAGAGTATGGCCATAGGCGGTGCTCAGATAGAGTTTACCCAGCGCACTGACTGGAATGTGCTCCAGCACCCGGTAGATCGAAATATATACCGAGTTTTTGGGTTGGCCGTCCGGGTGGGGCGCACAGCGGGCGATGCCCTCTTCAAGCGGGAAGTATTCATGCCGGAACGAGGGATCCACCTCGAAAAAGATGGCCTGCCCCTTGGACTTGTATTTGTGGCCCGTCGCATAGTATTGCCCGAATTGTTCCGGTGGCAGCATGGACGCGATCAGCGCTTCAGGGATCAGCGAAAAGTACAGATGGACGGTCATGATGTGTGCTCTCTCCAGGTTTTGAATGGATGGGACGAATAATGCCAACAATTATGATAGATCACCGGGTAACAAGGCAGAGAATTATACTGCTTTTTACCGGGTTTCGTGATTCAAGATGGTTTTATTATCCGGCGGCTTCAGTTCCTGTCAGGTGCTTTTCCAATATTTCCAGCATCGTAACCGGTGGTTGGCATTCGAGTCCCTGACAAATGTAAGCGGTTATCGTTGCCGCTCCGGGTTGCTGTTCAGCGAGCGGTCCATCCGGTAAGGCAGCTCCAACGGGAATCGTGAGCGTCAGCCGGCGCGGCGCATAGGGTCGGGCGCAGCGTTCCCACCACTCCGTGAGCGCCGCTGGCTTGCCGCGCAACACGATGGTCTGCACCAGCTCTTGCTGCTCCTCCAAGGCATTTAGCAGAGTATTGCAGGCATTGGGCGTTTGCCCAAGCGCCGGCCACGCCCAACGCAACGCGCGTTCAGCAGCCTCTAGATACCGAGTGCGCCCGGTGAGATGCCCCAGTTTGAGCAACACTTGCGCAGCGATGCCGTTGCCCGAGGGCAATGCATCGTCGTGGGGTGGCTTGGGCCGTTGAATCAGCGCTTCGTGATCGTCGGCAGTGAAATAAAAGCCGCCATTCTGGCGATCCTCGAACCGGTCAAGCAGCACCTCAGCCAGCGCCAGGGCAAAGTCCAGATCGCCGTCCCGCCAGCGGCATTGTAACAGTTCCAGAATCCCGTCGATCAGGAAAGCGTAATCATCCAGATAGGCGTTCAGCCGACTCTGTCCATCCTTGTAAACCGCCAGCAGCCGACCTTCGCGCCAGAGCTGGGTATGAATGAAATCCAGCGCCCGTTCGGCGGAAGCTACGAAATCAGCCCGTCCTAAGTGGCGACCGGCGATCGCCAGGCCCCGGATGGCCAGTCCGTTCCAGGCGGTCAGAATTTTCTCATCCCGGCCCGGCCAGATTCGTTCGGAGCGTGTGGCAAATAATTTGCGCTGGGCAGCGGCCAGCCATTCGCTGATCTGCGTAGGTTCTACATTCAGGCGCCGAACCAGTTCGTCAGGTTCGGTGGTTACGCGCAGATGCCAAGCGTGGCCTTCAAAGTTGGGGGATAATTCCAGTCCATAACAGACGGCAAAGGCGGCGTATTCCTCGGTCGTCAGTCGTTCCCGAACTTGCTCGGGCGTCCACAGATAAAACTTGCCCTCCTCGCCTTCGGAATCGGCGTCGAGGGTGGCGTAATAGCCGCCTTCGGGAGACTGCATTTCCCGAATAAGCCATGCGCCGGTTTCCTCGACGACCGTGCGGAATAGCGGATCCTGGGTCGCCCGCCAAGCTTGAGCATAGAGCGCAAGCAACGGGCCATTGTCGTACAGCATTTTCTCAAAATGCGGGATTTGCCATTCGGCATCCACTGAGTAGCGGTAAAATCCACCGCCCAGATGGTCGTAAATGCCGCCCAGGGCCATCTTGCGCAGGGTGAACAATACGACGGTTTCCGCCTGCCGATCCGGTTCACCGCGTTGGAGGCTGGCAGCCCAGTGACGTAGCAGCCGTTCCAGACTGATGGGATGCGGGAATTTGGGCGCGCCGCCAAAACCGCCGTGTGCGGAGTCAAAATGGCTGACAGATTGATCGCGTCCGGCCTGGAGCGGGGCGCTGGTTAAACGCATTTCATCAGTGGCTGATGGCGCGGCTAGTTCGCCGTGTAAAATTTCCAACAGCGCCTGGTTTTGCTGGCGGATGTCGGCGAGACGCTGACGGTAGTGATCGCTGACCCGACGCAAGATATCGACAAAAGCGGGCATCCCGTAACGGGGCTGGTTGGGGAAATAGGTGCCGCCGACGAAGGGAATATGATCATCGTGCGTCAGGAACATGGTCAAAGGCCAGCCGCCAGCCCGACGATGCAGCATTTGAAAGGCAGCCTGATAAATTTTGTCGAGATCCGGTCGCTCCTCGCGATCTACCTTGATGTTGACGAACAATTCGTTCATCACTTGCGCGGTCGCCTCGTCCTCGAAAGATTCATGGGCCATAACGTGGCACCAATGGCAGGCCGAATAGCCGATGGACAACAGAATCGGCTTGTTCTCACGACAGGCCTTGTCCAAGGCTTTTTGCCCCCAGGGATGCCAGTCCACCGGATTATGGGCATGTTGGCGCAGGTAGGGACTGGTTTCGTGAATCAAGTGATTCGTATGCGCAGGTTCGGTCATGGCGGTTTTCCGGGGCGTTGGGCGGAAAAAGGGAATTGGTTATAAGTCGCTTGACGACCCCAGGAGGTTCCAATGATTGTCGCGGGACATGATGGGGAGACAGTACGTTAAAGCTTCATAGCTTGGCGCGAATCGTTTCGATTTCCGCATCGTCCAACCGGCGCATTAACTTCCCGATGTACTGCAATTGGCGTTTACGGCCCCCACGTTGTGCAATGGCCTGGGCCAAACGCACAGCCGCCAGCAATTCCTCCGATAGCGGTATCCGGTTCAATTCCGTTGCGCTGAGCTTAACTAACTGCTCGCCCAGCTCTTGCAGTGCGGTTGCTTCCCGCTTGCGCTGGCTTTTGCTGGGTGGGCGCGGCGCAAGATCACCATTGAACTCATCTTCGAAGGTATCTTCGTGCATGGAGAGATTTTAAGTGGCTGTAAAAAATCAAGTCGGCTTTCAACTGACTCGGATATCAATTCCATAAGCCGTAAAGGATTGCTATATTTTAGTTCCTCTCCTGCCATTAGCTACTCTGAAGTAAACCCCATGATTCATTTGATTGAGCCTCACGGAGGCGTTCTCAAGGAAGGATATGTCAACGAAGATGAAGCAGCCCACATCAGGATTCAGGCGCGAGAATACCCCTCCTGGGATCTGACGCCGCGCCAGCTTTGCGATCTTGAGCTGCTCTTGAATGGCGGTTTCTCACCGCTCGACGGGTTCCTGAACGAAGCCGATTACCAGCAGGTGATCGCGGAAATGCGCTTGAGCAACGGCATACTCTGGCCGATGCCCATTAACCTGGACGTGTCCGAAGCGTTTGCCAACGACCTCAATCCGGGCCATAAAATCGCCCTGCGTGATCCAGAGGGCGTGTTGATCGCCGTGCTGGAGGGTGAGGATATCTGGCGACCCAACAAGATTTACGAAGCCCAGCAACTCTTCGGCACAACTGATGAACACCATCCCGGCGTGTTTCATCTCCTGCGCCAGACCGGACCCGTCTATTTGGGGGGCCGGTTGCGCGGCGTCGAACCGCCGATGCACTACGACTTCCGCCAGTTACGCCATTCGCCCCGTGAACTGCGCGAGCGCTTTAGCAAACTCGGCTGGCGACGGGTAGTCGCGTTTCAGACTCGTAACCCGATGCATCGCGCTCATCAGGAATTGACCCTACGCGCCGTCCAGCAAGCTGAGGCCAATTTGCTGATTCATCCAGCGGTCGGCCTGACCAAGCCCGGCGATGTTGACCATTACTCCCGGGTGCGTTGCTACGAACATCTGTTAGAGGTCTATCCCGAACAAACCACCGCTTTGAGCCTGATCAATCTGGCGACGCGCATGGCCGGTCCCCGCGAGGCGTTGTGGCATGCCCTCATCCGCCAGAATCATGGTTGCAGCCATTTCATCGTTGATCGCGATCACGCCGGGCCGGATCAGGGTCCCTTCGAGCGAATGCTCTACGAACCCTACGCCGCTCAGGAACTCACGGTCCGTCATCAGCATGAACTAGGTATTGAAATCCTAGCCTTTTCGGAGATGGTGTATGTGCGGGAGCGCGCTCAATATCTCTTGGCCAGCGAGGTGGCAACAGGAGAAACAGTGCTGCATATTTCCAGCGAAGAATTTCGCCGCCGTTTGCAGGAAGGGCTGGAAATTCCCGAGTGGTTTTCTTACCCCGACGTCGTTGAGGAACTGCGCCGTACCCACCCACCCCGCCGTCGGCAGGGATTCACCGTGTTCTTCACCGGCCTTTCGGGATCTGGTAAATCCACGATCGCCAATGCCCTGATGGTCAAGTTGCTCGAACTGGGCGGACGGGCCGTCACCCTGCTGGATGGCGACATCGTCCGCAAGCATTTATCCAGCGAGCTGGGCTTTTCCCGCGAACACCGCAATATCAATATCTTGCGGATCGGCTTCGTCGCCAGTGAAATCACTAAGAACGGCGGCATCGCCATCTGCGCGCCGATTGCGCCCTATGCCGCTACTCGCCGCGAAGTGCGGGAAATGATCGCGCCACTCGGTGGGTTCATCGAAGTGCATGTCGCCACGCCCCTGGAAGTTTGCGAAGCCCGTGACCGCAAGGGCCTGTACGCCAAGGCCCGGGCCGGTATTCTCAAGGAATTCACCGGCATCAGCGATCCCTATGAAGAACCGGAACACCCCGAAGTGATCATCGACACCCAGGACTACACGCCCAGCGAAGCCGCCCAGCATCTCCTGCTAAAACTGGAAAGTTTGGGTTACATTCGCGGGCGGATTTGAGACTACCCCGCGAACCGCCGGAACACCAACGTTGCGTTGGTGCCGCCGAAACCGAAACTGTTGGACATCACCACTTGAAGGTCGGCGTTATCCACGCGCTCTTGGACGATGGGCAAACCCTCCGCCGCCGGGTCAAGGGTTTCGATATTGGCCGAAGCCGCGATGAAACGATTATCCATCATCAATAGCGAATAAATTGCTTCATGCACCCCGGCTGCGCCCAGCGCATGACCAGTCAATGACTTGGTGGCGCTGATCGGTGGGATACGCTCGCCGAACATTTCACGAATCGCTTCCAGTTCGCGAATATCGCCCGCCGGGGTGCTGGTGCCGTGGGTATTGATGTAGTCCACCGGCTCGCTGACTCCCTCCAGCGCCTGTTGCATACAGCGCAACGCCCCTTCGCCGGAGGGTTGCACCATATCGTGACCATCTGAAGTTGCGCCGTAACCAATCAGTTCCGCGTAGATCCGCGCCCCGCGCTGGCGAGCGTGTTCCAGTTCCTCCAACACCACCAAACCGCCGCCGCCGGAAATGACAAAGCCGTCGCGGTTGGCGTCATAAGGCCGGGAGGCGGTTTGCGGCGCGGTGTTGTATTTAGTGGATAACGCGCCCATCGCATCGAAGAGATGCGTCAGGCTCCAATGCAATTCCTCGCCGCCGCCGGCGAATACCACGTCCTGTTTGTTCCACTGAATGAGTTCGGCGCCATGTCCGATGCAATGAGAGCTAGTCGCGCAAGCGGAACTGATGCTGTAGTTTGCGCCCTTGATTTTGAAGGGCGTCGCCAGACAGGCGGTGGTGGTGCTGCACATGGTGCGCGGCACCATGTACGGTCCAACCCGTTTCAGCCCTTTGTTACGCAGCAGGTCCGCCGCATCGACAATATGCTGCGGACTGCCGCCGCCGCTGCCGGTGATGAGTCCGGCGCGCGGATTCGACACTACCTCGTCGGGCAATTGCGCATCGGCGATCGCCTCACGCATCGCAATATAGTTGTACGCCGCCGCGTCGCCCATGAATCGCAACACCTTGCGGTCGATCAGCGCTGCTAAATCGACATGCAATGCTCCCCGTACATGGGAGCGCAGCCCCCGTTCCTGATAATCCTCGGCAAATTCCAAACCACTGCGGCCCTGCCGCAGCGCTTCCAGCACTTCCCAGCGGTTGTTGCCAATACTGGATACGATACCGATACCGGTGATCACGACCCGTCTCATAGGTGACCCCCTCAAAAGCCGTCAGTTGAGGTGAACAATCCGACTCGCAGGTCTTTGCCGGTATAGATCGTCCGTCCGTCGACTTCGAGGGTCGCGTCGGCGATACCCATGACCAGTTTGCGCAAAATGACCCGCTTCATTTGGATATGATAGGTGAGT includes these proteins:
- the fabB gene encoding beta-ketoacyl-ACP synthase I, producing the protein MRRVVITGIGIVSSIGNNRWEVLEALRQGRSGLEFAEDYQERGLRSHVRGALHVDLAALIDRKVLRFMGDAAAYNYIAMREAIADAQLPDEVVSNPRAGLITGSGGGSPQHIVDAADLLRNKGLKRVGPYMVPRTMCSTTTACLATPFKIKGANYSISSACATSSHCIGHGAELIQWNKQDVVFAGGGEELHWSLTHLFDAMGALSTKYNTAPQTASRPYDANRDGFVISGGGGLVVLEELEHARQRGARIYAELIGYGATSDGHDMVQPSGEGALRCMQQALEGVSEPVDYINTHGTSTPAGDIRELEAIREMFGERIPPISATKSLTGHALGAAGVHEAIYSLLMMDNRFIAASANIETLDPAAEGLPIVQERVDNADLQVVMSNSFGFGGTNATLVFRRFAG
- a CDS encoding DUF615 domain-containing protein, producing MHEDTFEDEFNGDLAPRPPSKSQRKREATALQELGEQLVKLSATELNRIPLSEELLAAVRLAQAIAQRGGRKRQLQYIGKLMRRLDDAEIETIRAKL
- a CDS encoding bifunctional sulfate adenylyltransferase/adenylylsulfate kinase yields the protein MHLIEPHGGVLKEGYVNEDEAAHIRIQAREYPSWDLTPRQLCDLELLLNGGFSPLDGFLNEADYQQVIAEMRLSNGILWPMPINLDVSEAFANDLNPGHKIALRDPEGVLIAVLEGEDIWRPNKIYEAQQLFGTTDEHHPGVFHLLRQTGPVYLGGRLRGVEPPMHYDFRQLRHSPRELRERFSKLGWRRVVAFQTRNPMHRAHQELTLRAVQQAEANLLIHPAVGLTKPGDVDHYSRVRCYEHLLEVYPEQTTALSLINLATRMAGPREALWHALIRQNHGCSHFIVDRDHAGPDQGPFERMLYEPYAAQELTVRHQHELGIEILAFSEMVYVRERAQYLLASEVATGETVLHISSEEFRRRLQEGLEIPEWFSYPDVVEELRRTHPPRRRQGFTVFFTGLSGSGKSTIANALMVKLLELGGRAVTLLDGDIVRKHLSSELGFSREHRNINILRIGFVASEITKNGGIAICAPIAPYAATRREVREMIAPLGGFIEVHVATPLEVCEARDRKGLYAKARAGILKEFTGISDPYEEPEHPEVIIDTQDYTPSEAAQHLLLKLESLGYIRGRI
- a CDS encoding DNA topoisomerase 3 yields the protein MTIAVVAEKPSVARDIAKVLSARQRGEGFLHGNGYVVTWAIGHLVRLAEPHEINPNWKRWRRELLPMLPERWPLIVGDQTREQFEAVRRILNDDAIDRVICATDAGREGELIFRYLYEAAGCRKPVSRLWISSLTPDAIRQGFQKLRDGREFDPLAAAARGRSQADWLVGMNLSRAYTLTCGTFGEEVLSVGRVQTPTLAMVVERDLAIRAFVPEDYREVVATFTPQDSLAPPAEKGSEEQNARYQGVWFRGERPEPKAKRLPADGKAAGQIVARAKAGQAVIESRNAETRRALPPLLYDLTELQRHANRLYGFSAQTTLDIAQKLYEQHKLISYPRTDSRHLSTSVAGTLGAVVAAIEEPYRNQLALGAGQRPLGTRFVDDSKVTDHHAIIPTLTPAQTLAADERKIYDLICRRLLMAWHDDYVWAVTTLITAIHTPAEQAVIVDRYHSSGTAVEQIGWKILDIGADKPPAKPGGKRKSAKTTAANNVAEQESEQPLPTGLVAGQSQQVLDAQAVAKQTRPPPRLTEATLLTAMETAGRQLEDKELSAAMKESGLGTPATRADIIETLLKRQYLTRDGKALNATERGMRLIETVQTPIKSPVMTGEWEARLKRIQRGEGDLAGFMADITRFVTDAVALALTAAPPTLPSAALPMHGESVVSAASAPRREPTPVDYLLDLLKNEFRLPAFRPYQEQVCRTVTKGNDVLLVMPTGAGKSLCFQLPGIARAGTTLVVSPLIALMEDQVAKLCELGLRAERIHSGRDRAVSRQVCIQYLQGELDYLFIAPERLRVPGFPEMLAKRKPALIAVDEAHCISQWGHDFRPDYRMLGQYLPLLRPAPVIALTATATVLVQDDIIGQLGMSTAMRYIHGFRRPNLAVETIETRKPDRHESVRRILADPARRPAIVYAPTRKETEALALELSADYPTAAYHAGMDPQERERVQGLFSASHLQVIVATIAFGMGIDKPDIRTVIHTALPGSVEGYYQEIGRAGRDGQPARALLLYSYADLRTHEYFHRRGYPELNQLAQVFSALSVDPQHRVVLRDWLGMDLDVFEAAVEKLLAHGGARRDMEGNLSRGVEGWQRSYQQQSEHKLLEPQQMLEFADKATGCRMVRLVRHFGDRDDDQPCEICDVCAPQATTIRRTRRLNRIESQWVLQVLEELRWREGQTPRQLCERLTGGQADRRVFERMLEAMAGTGLVELRDDAFTKDGKVIAFRRVYLTDGGQKAGMGEVGMVRLAEKMTAAAPVRQRSSGRKRR
- a CDS encoding thioredoxin domain-containing protein — protein: MTEPAHTNHLIHETSPYLRQHAHNPVDWHPWGQKALDKACRENKPILLSIGYSACHWCHVMAHESFEDEATAQVMNELFVNIKVDREERPDLDKIYQAAFQMLHRRAGGWPLTMFLTHDDHIPFVGGTYFPNQPRYGMPAFVDILRRVSDHYRQRLADIRQQNQALLEILHGELAAPSATDEMRLTSAPLQAGRDQSVSHFDSAHGGFGGAPKFPHPISLERLLRHWAASLQRGEPDRQAETVVLFTLRKMALGGIYDHLGGGFYRYSVDAEWQIPHFEKMLYDNGPLLALYAQAWRATQDPLFRTVVEETGAWLIREMQSPEGGYYATLDADSEGEEGKFYLWTPEQVRERLTTEEYAAFAVCYGLELSPNFEGHAWHLRVTTEPDELVRRLNVEPTQISEWLAAAQRKLFATRSERIWPGRDEKILTAWNGLAIRGLAIAGRHLGRADFVASAERALDFIHTQLWREGRLLAVYKDGQSRLNAYLDDYAFLIDGILELLQCRWRDGDLDFALALAEVLLDRFEDRQNGGFYFTADDHEALIQRPKPPHDDALPSGNGIAAQVLLKLGHLTGRTRYLEAAERALRWAWPALGQTPNACNTLLNALEEQQELVQTIVLRGKPAALTEWWERCARPYAPRRLTLTIPVGAALPDGPLAEQQPGAATITAYICQGLECQPPVTMLEILEKHLTGTEAAG